A stretch of Castanea sativa cultivar Marrone di Chiusa Pesio chromosome 2, ASM4071231v1 DNA encodes these proteins:
- the LOC142624391 gene encoding uncharacterized protein LOC142624391 → MAKRKTLILVLWVVIMWVGMCWCLDMDTKETMNEAAGNAKEKAEEIKQSTAEATQDAKDTTDSWADWAYEKFAEGFGFRQENAREGAQDMMDKAGDAAWKATDTMNSAASDSSNYASQKVGDAANTAYEKAGGMKDFTSEKVGQTIRMVSDKAGDAKDTMAEAVSHGKDKGGDAYNDASETVNMATETAYDKAGDAEEMMEGAMRYGKHEAGNMYDGAKEKINTVSNMATDVAYDRANDAKEMMSGAVEYGKEKASDAYDEAKHKMNMASEKAADAKDTMADKVGNAYDEAKEKINVASNVASDKAYDAKETVAGAVGYGQDKAANAYDKTKQQVEDTYMSSKDTMTEQAKPKYEAAKEKTSEATGNLGDKMRKNKAEL, encoded by the exons ATGGCAAAGAGAAAGACTTTGATATTGGTGTTATGGGTAGTGATCATGTGGGTGGGTATGTGTTGGTGTTTGGACATGGACACGAAGGAAACGATGAATGAAGCAGCAGGGAATGCCAAGGAGAAAGCAGAGGAGATCAAACAAAGCACTGCCGAAGCAACGCAAGATGCCAAGGACACAACTGATTCCTGGGCCGATTGGGCTTATGAAAAGTTTGCTGA GGGATTTGGATTTAGACAAGAAAATGCAAGAGAAGGAGCCCAAGACATGATGGATAAAGCTGGGGATGCTGCGTGGAAGGCCACAGATACAATGAATTCTGCCGCATCTG ATTCATCAAATTATGCTTCTCAGAAGGTTGGGGATGCAGCTAACACCGCTTATGAAAAGGCGGGTGGTATGAAGGACTTTACATCTGAGAAAGTGGGTCAAACTATAAGAATGGTTTCAGATAAGGCTGGTGATGCCAAGGACACAATGGCAGAAGCAGTGTCACACGGAAAAGACAAAGGAGGTGATGCTTACAATGATGCTAGTGAGACAGTAAACATGGCTACAGAAACCGCCTATGATAAGGCTGGTGATGCTGAAGAGATGATGGAAGGAGCAATGAGGTATGGAAAACATGAAGCAGGCAATATGTATGATGGAGCTAAAGAGAAAATTAACACGGTCTCAAACATGGCTACAGATGTGGCCTATGATAGAGCCAATGATGCTAAAGAGATGATGTCTGGGGCAGTTGAGTATGGAAAAGAGAAAGCAAGTGATGCCTATGATGAAGCTAAGCATAAAATGAACATGGCTTCAGAGAAGGCTGCTGATGCCAAAGATACAATGGCAGATAAAGTAGGCAATGCATATGATGAAGCTAAGGAGAAAATAAATGTGGCTTCAAATGTGGCCTCAGATAAGGCCTATGATGCCAAAGAGACCGTGGCAGGAGCAGTGGGATATGGACAAGATAAAGCAGCTAATGCCTATGACAAAACTAAGCAACAAGTGGAGGATACTTACATGTCATCCAAGGACACCATGACTGAACAAGCCAAGCCTAAATATGAGGCTGCTAAGGAGAAGACTTCGGAAGCCACAGGCAATCTTGGGGATAAGATGAGGAAGAATAAAGCAGAGCTATGA
- the LOC142624390 gene encoding uncharacterized protein LOC142624390 has product MAASRVSSCIAMAAAAASVSTLSNRAYADGPFNFYPFSSSSSSSSSPSPSPEGDQTSKSKSDKKAQAEDSSRSAGFDPESLERGAKALREINSSPYSKQVFQLMRKQEEVRLEELAAEKLHHEAIEAQRAIDKQRKMHEEQRELIQQQAQAKAQVMRYENDLAKKRMQTDHEVQRKNNVELVRMQEESSIRKEQAKRATEEQVQAQRRQTEKERAEIERETIRVKAMAEAEGRAHEAKLTEEHNRRMLIERINGEREKWLAAINTTFSHIEGGFRVLLTDRNKLIMTVGGATALAAGVYTTREGARVMWGYVNRILGQPSLIRESSIARFPGSELISQAKNKILKSSTTAGAAGPVGSKKGLGNIVLHPSLQRRIDQLSRATANTKTHQAPFRNMMFYGPPGTGKTMVAREIARKSGLDYAMMTGGDVVPLGAQAVTKIHQIFDWAKKSNKGLLLFIDEADAFLCERNSTHMSEAQRSALNALLFRTGDQSRDIVLVLATNRPGDLDSAVTDRIDEVIEFPIPGEEERFKLLKLYLHKYLSDEGDSTAKWGVLFKKKTQKITIKDVSDDVIREAARQTEGFSGREIAKLIASVQAAVYARPDCVLDTQLFKEVVDYKVVEHHQRIKLATEGGLPAFS; this is encoded by the exons atgGCTGCTTCGAGAGTATCGTCGTGTATAGCAATGGCTGCGGCGGCGGCGTCCGTGTCCACCCTCTCCAACCGCGCCTACGCCGACGGTCCCTTCAATTTCTATCCTTTctcttcgtcttcgtcttcgtcttcgtctCCGTCTCCGTCTCCCGAGGGAGACCAAACCTCGAAATCCAAGTCAGATAAGAAAGCCCAGGCCGAAGACTCCTCCAGAAGCGCCGGTTTCGATCCCGAATCACTGGAACGAGGCGCCAAAGCTCTTCGTGAAATCAACAGCTCCCCCTACTCtaaacag GTTTTTCAACTGATGAGAAAGCAAGAAGAGGTTCGCCTTGAGGAGTTGGCCGCAGAGAAGCTTCATCACGAAGCAATTGAAGCTCAACGTGCTATC GATAAGCAGAGGAAAATGCATGAAGAGCAAAGAGAGCTAATACAGCAACAAGCGCAGGCAAAGGCACAAGTGATGCGATATGAGAATGACCTGGCTAAGAAAAGAATGCAG ACAGATCATGAAGTTCAGAGGAAAAATAATGTTGAGTTGGTTAGGATGCAAGAGGAGTCCTCAATACGGAAAGAACAAGCAAAACGAGCTACTGAGGAACAGGTTCAAGCTCAGCGGCGCCAaactgagaaagagagagctgaaATAGAAAGGGAAACCATAAGAGTTAAGGCCATGGCGGAGGCTGAGGGTCGAGCCCATGAAGCAAAACTAACTGAGGAACATAACAGGAGAATGCTTATAGAACGGATTAATGGTGAAAGAGAGAAATGGCTTGCTGCAATCAATACAACTTTTAGTCACATTGAAG GGGGTTTTAGGGTCTTACTGACTGATAGGAATAAGTTGATTATGACTGTTGGAGGAGCCACTGCATTAGCTGCAGGAGTTTATACAACTAG AGAAGGAGCGAGGGTTATGTGGGGTTATGTTAATCGGATTCTGGGGCAGCCATCACTTATTCGGGAATCATCCATTGCAAGATTTCCAGGGTCAGAACTAATTTctcaagcaaaaaataaaattttgaaatctagtACAACAGCTGGAGCAGCAGGGCCTGTGGGAAGTAAAAAAGGTCTTGGAAATATTGTTCTGCATCCTTCGTTGCAAAGGAGAATAGACCAACTTTCTCGTGCTACAGCAAACACTAAAACTCATCAGGCACCCTTTCGTAATATGATGTTTTATGGACCTCCTGGCACTGGCAAAACTATGGTTGCGAGGGAGATAGCTCGGAAATCG GGTTTGGATTATGCCATGATGACAGGAGGAGATGTTGTGCCACTGGGTGCACAGGCCGTTACCAAAATTCACCAGATATTTGATTGGgctaaaaaatcaaataaaggtTTACTGCTTTTTATTGATGAGGCAGATGCTTTCTTATGCGA GCGCAACAGTACACATATGAGTGAAGCACAACGAAGTGCTCTAAATGCATTGCTTTTCCGAACTGGAGATCAGTCTCGAGACATAGTGCTTGTTCTTGCCACAAACAGGCCTGGTGATCTTGACAGTGCTGTTACTGACCGTATTGATGAAGTGATTGAGTTTCCAATTCCAGGGGAGGAGGAACGTTTTAAACTGCTGAAACTCTACTTGCACAAGTACCTTTCTGATGAGGGTGACAGCACAGCTAAGTGGGGTGTTTTGTTTAAGAAAAAGACGCAAAAGATAACTATCAAAGATGTATCTGATGATGTGATCCGAGAGGCTGCGCGACAGACTGAAGGGTTCTCCGGCCGTGAGATAGCAAAACTAATTGCCAGTGTCCAAGCAGCTGTTTATGCACGCCCAGATTGTGTGTTGGATACCCAGCTGTTTAAGGAAGTTGTAGATTACAAGGTTGTGGAGCATCACCAACGAATAAAACTAGCTACTGAGGGTGGTCTACCAGCTTTTAGCTAG
- the LOC142626043 gene encoding protein RADIALIS-like 3, with translation MASNSLSSSRSSSSSWTTKENKQFEKALAVYDKDTPDRWQKVAKAVGGKSAEEVKRHYEILIEDVRHIESGRVPFPNYRSSGNNG, from the coding sequence ATGGCATCCAACTCTCTCAGTTCTTCACGTAGCTCTAGCTCCTCTTGGACTACTAAGGAGAACAAACAATTTGAAAAGGCCCTGGCTGTGTATGATAAGGACACCCCTGACCGCTGGCAGAAGGTTGCCAAAGCTGTAGGAGGAAAATCTGCTGAGGAGGTGAAGAGGCACTATGAGATCCTTATAGAGGATGTCAGGCACATTGAGTCTGGCAGAGTCCCATTCCCTAATTACAGGTCAAGTGGTAACAATGGTTAA